Part of the Hirundo rustica isolate bHirRus1 chromosome 28, bHirRus1.pri.v3, whole genome shotgun sequence genome, TGCAACTTCCTGTACACATCACCAGAGAAGAGGGCAGACAGCGAGGCCCAGCTGGATCATTTGGAAGCCTGAGAGCTCCCTGGGGTGTGTGGCAGCACCTCTCCCACCTGGATGCTGCTCCAAAGCTCAGACAGGCCGGCCTTACACTGTAGCAACAGCCCTGGCCTTAGTGCTCTCCTATGCAGCTCTGAAAAGATCAAACATTAGGTAGGCCAAAACCAGTtaccctttttaattttttttaattttatttctgttctgcatCATCAGGCCGTAGCCGTTCCGTATTTGAGAAGTGTTAACACTTGGGCTTTTCTGGGTGAAAACTGAGCCAAATTGGAAATAGGGAGTTTGTGTGGATCACAACTTAGGAAATGACCTGTTGGACTCTGAGCATACATTGTAGgttgtgtgggttttggttgtACTATTTGTTGGGTTTTAAAATAACTGATCTGTAAATACCAGAtccatattttgctttttttcctggtccTTTTCCATTAGGGCCAAATAATCTCAGTAAATTAGACGGCCCCGGATTTAAGCCTTTTAAATCCTGCTGGATTTAAGCCTTTTTTGCAGCTCATACACACACATTTCATTCTTGGTCTTGTTCTAAAACTGCAGCCAATAATTCTCTTGTCTTTTAGCAGGTTAATTTACTAATAATGATGttcataaattaattattttttccatgtacAACAAACATTCCAATGTCTTCACCATCACTTGAGTCTTGTCAGCAGCATCTCTCAGCTGGAGTTCTGCTGAGTGCTGACTCCACTCACACAAACCAAATACcagtttttaaacattttttgtgGCTTGTTTTAGCTGTTACCTTGGGAATACATCCCATGTTAGCTCAGGAACTTGTGGCTTTTGAGTGCCTTTTGAGTCGTATGTGTAACACCAACTTCAGTTCAGCAAGTCACAGGAtccaaaggcagagctgggaacaagAGATTCCTCTCCACTTGATTTGTTGGATGAGTCGTGTCATGGTACATTCTGTTCAGTCTTCGTTGGGTTTTATGTTTGTCTCTTACAATTTTGAATTCTTACAGAAGGATTTTTTGATCCAAACTGGGAATTTTTGCCTCGTTAgcctatttttttaatgtcagaaaaatataaaaccattTGTACTCTATAAAAAGGATAAATATGTGTTGGGCAAGATAGAAAAACATGGCAATGTGTCAATAAATGACTTCAAGTGGAATAATTGCCCATGTCTGtcctttcctgctgggaatAGCTTTTTGTGTTGGATTCACCCTGTGGATTCAGCACCTCAGTGTGATCTTGTGTTGTGTCACAGCTTTGGCAGAAGCATTTTCAAGTGTTCAGCTGCGACAGCATcgtatttatttattgaattaATTTGATTTAGATACTTAACTCTGGTTTTAATTAGAAGTACCCACTCCTTAAAATTGATGCAGTAGAAATTGAAAGCAACAGGGGCTGCTGGTTAATGGCAGAGGGAACAGGTACCTCAAATCCAGGTGGCTTTTTGCAGCACATCAGAATCTGAGGTGAGGGTGAGTTGAGCTGTGCAGGACTTTGCAtccctgccagggcctcatccTGCTCAGCCCTCTGGATCCCAGGGCCCCCCCACTGCTGGGACCCACCCAGTGTCACCAGGATGTGGAGCAGGAAACTCACCTTGCTTTTTTCCAGGCAACAACTCCTTCCCTTGATCTCTGCCCCGGGTCTCCGTGTGCCCTCCTGGCTGTGGGGGCACTGTCAGTGCAAGGGAACAACCCCCTTCCCAGCTGGGTCCCTCTCCCAGGGGCCAGgatcagggatttgggatcagggGTTGCTGAGGGGGAGAAGGGAGCGCAGGAGCCGAAATACACGACACTGACCCCAGAAATGGGTGGTGGTTGTTTTTCTCTCGTTTATTGTCACTGACtaggagcagcagtggtggcCGAGGGGAGCTGAGCAGTACAACACCACACTCAGGAAAACGGTatgaaaagtacaaaaataagGAAGCCTATATATAATATCATTGCAGTCaattgctaaaaataaatattgtaaaCACGAAAGAACAACATCAGGTGAATCTATAGCACTCGTTTCTGCCAGCAGCCACACAGTCTTTGGCTTTATGACTCCCCTGCCCGCACGGAGCCAGCACCCACATCAAGAtgcattttctttgcttcaggCCAGAAAGATTTCAGACTGGTCATGGATGTCACAAGGGaaagaattttcctttctccaaatTACCTTGAGAACAGGAATTGCCTCTTTCTGCCTTCAGTGCCTATTTTTCTACCAGAGCAAGCGTTCTACCCAAAGCaggcattttccttctctggaggggaggggacaggggcgAGGGCTCCCCACGttcattattttgttgttaCCTTGTACCTCACAACCCCTGCGCGGTGCATTTTGCACCATTTTACATCTCTCCCCTCCCAAGCACTTGGACCTTTCACCCCCTTATCTCTCTGACAGCCAGATGGGTTTGGATTGCCTGATAAGGGAGAGCAGGGACCGAGTTATCTCGGGTCAAaccacacccaggctgctgccaggccaGAGATCTGTGCCCCACTGATACACTGAGCACGAgcttctccctcccagccttgGACTCCAGGAAGGGAAGAGGTAAATCCTGCTTGCAAAGCTCAGTAATTTGCTGATTGTGGATATATCTACATACATgttaaaaacccaataaaaTCCTGTCCACAGTACCAAGGAGGAGAGACTTgccagggagggaagggcagagacTCTGTTCCCTGCCTGGCCAGAGAATGTCCCAGCACCCCAGGAGCGCAAAGAAAATGCATCCAGATGGGAACAACCAAGCAAAACAGAACCATCCTAAAACCACAAAGCAGTGCTTCTTGCTGCAGGGAAGATGCAGACTGGGCAAATGAGGCTGAGCAGTCTGCCCCTCTGTCCCTACAGATAACCATTTGATCTTCCCTTCATATCAATAATTAGGATTTCATCTTCCcttcttaattttaaacatattcACAGAACATCCCATGGCGACGTTTTGGCGTGAGGTTCTGGTCTCAGCCGTCATGGTCAGACTGGACATCCAACACCTCCAGTGCTCGGGGCCCCCAGGGAGCACAAACTGCTCCAGGTGTTCCCCAAGAAGCACAAACTGCTCCAGGTGttccccaaaccccaccctgcagccccagggaggcagaTCTGTACCCACAGGTAACACAGGTGTCTTGTAATGCTTCAAGTACTGCTTTTAACTGGGAACAGTGCAGATCCTGCTTGATTCTGAGTCTAAGCAAAAGCTTTCCAGCATTATGGGAGCCTTGGGTACCCAGGTGTGTATCCCTCTGACCAGCTAAAAATCCACCACCACCTTGCAAGCTCGGGGTGATCTTTCCTCACTCCTGTGGAGCTACAGCCCCTCCTTCACCCCAGACAGGTGAGGGGACTGGTGACCCTGCTCCAGGCCTGATGCCTCAGCTCCCCAGTTTCCCTCTCACCCTGTCAGTCCCCTACTCCAACAGAGCCTGAATCAAAAGCAGGGCTGCTCAGATCCCAATCCTTCCCATGCCGTCCCCAAAACTACTGTTGTATAAAATTTCGCTCACTAACTCATGAGAACACTATGGATTTCAGAAGGGGTACAGCTGACTAAGAGTAAAAACAGCCACTAATGCAACTCTGCACAGTGCAGCAGCTAAAAAGAGTTCTGATTCGATTTTCAGTAGGCAAAATGCtggttttctgaggaaaaaaatcacacaaaaacTGCTTGGTACCAGATTAGAGGATTTCTGTATCAtccttcaaatatttatttgacaGCTTCTAAAACTTCCACTAAACTTGGTTTCTTACATCATTTCTATACACAGGTTTTATTTGTTATAATTGTCATGAGGcttataaaaaaataagcatttaaaatgcccaaaagagtaattttgctttaaaattgtGCTACTGAACTTGACCCCCACCACAGAAGAGAGACTTTTGGTAATGAGGTTACCCCAAGcagtataaaaatatacataaaaatagaCAAAAACTCTATCCTCCAATCTGAAGGGCTGTTTGTGGGGAttattagttttttttttttttttttttaacatcactGAAATTTCATTAACTTCTGCTAAATATTTACAGGAAACACCCCCCTCTGTCTGCCTCAGCTCACCGAGGCGGAGATCTGCAGCTTTTAGTTGACCCCGAGTGTTGTGCTGGCAGAAAGGGATCCCTGCGCTTGGCCATGGCACACAAGCGATGCTGGGCACGGGAATCCCTGGGGATGCTCCCGGGGAGCCCTGAGGATGCCAGGTGGGGATGGAGTGACgccagctgctgtcacctcacTGAGAGATGAGCTCAGCTTGGCCAGGACGGTGACGTGAGGTCGAGGGCCCTGCAGGGCCCTGGGTTATGCCATCCACCCATGGATGTGACcttccagggcagagctggggagggcaggggacaaaataaaacctctcctaAGATTAAACCCAGCCTGAACCTGACAGCATCACCGCAGGGCACCGCTGCTCCTTCACGCCGTGTCCCTGgctttctgctttcccttttgTCCTGGTGATAAAGTCAGAATGCCCAAACCTCTTGTACAACCGTCCTCAGGTATTTGGGTCTCTTTTCTCCAGTCTACCccaagaaaattttaaattaaaaaaaaaaaaaaaaatttaaacgacagaagaaaaaaaaaaaaagaaaataattactctGTACTGTTCTTCAACAACATGAAAAGGTGACGTTAAAACTAAGTGATACAATCCCCCCCCCAAGACTATGTACATAAAAAGACATCGGCTCTCTTAAAACATAAATATACAGTGTATAAATCCAGGTGCCACCTAAAGGCTGCAGCCGCAGAACTATTTCACAGACACAAAGCAAACCAGACTCTCCACACCAGGGGCAGTTTGGGGCTTGGCAGGGGAGACACCAACCCGTGGCAGTGGCTCCTCGTGCCCGCACGTGCACCGGGGAGGGGGTGGTGGTGTCCGGGGGTGAAACACGACCCTACGTACACGCCACGTTCCTACACGCTACTCAGGGTGCGGGTGAGAGGTCAGGAAATGGGATTAGACCCTGAGTCCCCACTTATTTCCAGGCACATGCTCTGCCAGAGCCGGCCGAGGGGCCCCTCCAGCCCGGCTCCCGCAGGTTCTCTGGTACTGCTCACCAAGGGAGATACGCGGTATCTCCAGTGCAGCCGCGGCCACGCCGGTGGAATTCTGCACCCTGTGCTTTAAGAGTTACCATGACTTTCATGGAAATAATACAGCCTTGATCAGGGTAAAAGACTAGTGGAGGTCTTTAGCCCAATCTTAGAGGTTTGCTTCTACAGCACAGACAGCTACAACTCCGACATACATAAATAGGTACCGTTAAAGTGACAATGCAGTGTCTTAATTATCCGAGTGTTATCCCTACTGCTGTTAGGGGACGAGTGGTTTGGAGCGgtgggaggagagctggggtgcgatggaggctgcaggtgggacagctccagctccacctGGAAATGCAGGGAGAAGCCAAAAGACACTGTGAGCTTTACTCGACAGGCGGTTTTATGGCATGCAAGGAAACTCCTACGACAACACTTTGTACAGAGCCCACGGCGTCTCCAGTCCCACCGTGGTGCCTCGGAGAACAAGTAAAGCTAGGAGTCTGCTTAGAGGGGAGCGGTGCATGggtgtgtgagtgtgtgcagagagagggagggattGGGTGAGGAAGTGTCCTGTTTTGCTGAAACCAAGCTCTTGGGCAAACCTGCTTCCCTCTACCGCTGCCCGGCCTCGCGGATGCGGCAGGCCACGGCCGTGATGAGTGCGGCGCCTTTGCCGCTGCCGTCCTCCGACTGCAGGAAGGTCACTTCACACTTGGGGGACAACTGCTGCACTGTCTCGTGCAAgatgctggagaagctgcaagGCAAGAGGAGGTAGAGGTTCTCAGTTAATGGGGTGAAGGTGTCAGCCCCAACCCCTAATCTGCCTTGCACAGAGCCTCAAAGAGCAATGCAGATCccgagggggaggagggagggaggaaagggaaagggaaaggagacagagctgccaggggtgaTGCTTAGAAAGCTCAAGTCTCTACACTTCAGCCCAAGTTACAACACAAATGTACTGTGCCTTCACACAGGACTAAACCCAGCCCCTTCTCGAGTCCCACAAAGCCCTGGGAGCACTAATGAGCCTCAACAGCCCtgaccagccccagctgggggAAGTCTTCAGTGCCTCGCTTTGCCCATGAGCTCCTGAGCCCTATTTAATCTCAGCCCAGTGCTTTTGTCCCTGTCTGAGCTCCGCTGTCCAGCAGCACCAGTCAGCCAGCTCCGGCATGGACAAGTTTCTGAGTGGCTACGAACCTTCAAGACCCAGCTCATTGCTAAACAGAGGTGCCTCATCCCCATGACTTGGAGCCCTGGCTGAACCTGGTCACGTCTGGGTCAGGTCTAGTGGGATTGAAGAAGCGTTACCTGTCTTGGTGCCCCTGTCCTTAAGGGAGCAGCTGACCCCTGCCGGGCCTCAAGTTTGCGTCAGTGAGTTCCTGGTAGCCCTCGAGCCCCTGAAATCCCTCAAATCCTCCCCCCTTATCACCTGAACCTTCCCCTGAGCCCTCCGAGTGCCCAAGGTGGGCAGGTGCCCCTAGGCAGCCCCACGGAGCACAACTGGAGCCACTCACTGAGGGTGCAGCTTGTAGAGCGTCCCGTCCACACCGACGGTGATTTTGAGGAAGTCCAGGCCACGGTTCTCGCGGATCTTGTCCACCACGGCGGCCATGCCGGCGCCGCAGAGCTGGGCCGCGCGCCGCGCCACCACCGTGCACACCTCCTTCACGATGATGCTGTCGTCGCACGTAGACTCCAggcccaggtgctgcaggatggagcgcacctggagcagggccaggcGGTCGCTGGGGAGGACACGGGGGACGGGCGGCGTTAGGagatggagcagcagggatggggcttcCCCCTGCCGATCTgcatcctgcagagcccagactCGCGTGACGGTGCCTGGGGTGACCCTACAGCCCCCCTCAGCCTCAGCTTTCAGACCTGGATGTGGCCTGGCATCACATTCAAATCAGGGAGGCTATTTCAGGACAAAGCCACGGGAGTGTGACACCCCTGTAACACGGcccctctctgcccagggtGGAAGATAAAGAGCAATCTGTGCTGCTAACCCCAGCCAGCCTCCTTGTCTCTCCACACTGGCGCTGCCAGAACCACGTGGGCTCTGCTGATTTATCTGTGTGGCACCATCCTGCATCACCCCGGCTGCAGACTAAGCACGTGGAACTTCTCCCACCACCCCTGGGAGCACTTCCCCTAaattccatccctgctctgatTGGCAGCTGGTGCTCACTCCCTGCTGGACCCCACCTCTCTATCTGGGACAGGAACTTGGTCTCAAAGATCCCTCTGGTCTTCAGCCTCTCTGAGATGCGTCCCCGGAAGAGCAGCCCTCTCTTGGTGAAGTCCATCAGGATGTTGCGGACGATTTCCCCCAGGTACATCCCACTGATCATCTTCTCATACCTGAGAAGGAGAGGACGAGAACATCAGGACAGGAAGGGACACCGGGACTGGATGGGGATTCCAGCTCTTCCAGGTGCCTTCAGTATAATCCCTTCAGCAAGCCCATGGGCAGGGGACAAGGGACACATCAGCGTCCTGCTCATCATCCCCTGGATCCACCAAGGGGCTGGTGGGGCAGATCTGCTCCTGGACCCTCAGCCTCATtggggtcccttccatcccctcAAAGCCACCACccacctctgcttcccaggGTTGAGGGACAGCTCATCCACCGCCACGTCGAACTCCGTCCGGATGTCATCCAGGCACCCGCTGTCCCCGAAGGCCCCCCACTCCATGTTGACACACATCCTGCCCTCGTCCCCTTCCACCAGCTCCAcattcctcatctcctccaTGTAGCAGGCGTTGCTGCCCGTGCCTGCggagaggagcaggatcagGGCCCTGAGACACCTCTCACGCCCCACGGGGCAGGTGTAGGACCACAGAGCAGGAACTTGGCAAGGAACTTTCAGTTCTCACCGACAATCAGCCCAACTTCACAGTATGGATCCTCGTACCCACAGGTCATCATGGTGCCAACTGTGTCATTGACCACTGCCACCACGTCCAGGTCAAATTCCTGCAGAGGGATGGATTGCACGAGTTATTCCTGGAGGACTTGGAATTCCTGCTAAATTCTGCTCCCATGGCTGGGAAAGGACCTGTCTggctggtggctgtggcagtcatagagtcacagaatcacggaatggtctgggttggaaaggtccttaaagcccatcccattctgccccctgccatgggcagggacacttctcactgtctcaggctgctccaagtcccgTCCAACCCGGCCtaggacacttccagggatccaggggcagccacagcttctctgggcaccctgtgccagggcctccccaccctcccagggaggaacttcttcctaacatccaacctaaatctctgctcttttagtttaaaactgttCTCCCTCGGACACCATGACCATCCACCTCCACAGACATGGAAGCACCCCCAGACTTCCCACAGCCCCACCTGTCTGCAGGTAGAGCTCAGACCTCAGACACCTCCAGCTGCCCAGGGGCCAGgtcagccctgccaggagcagcccctggccaGGAGCTCAGGGTGTTCTGTGCCGAGGAAACGAGCCGGTGTCTCCTGAGCTCAAGGCCAGACAAgtctgctccagccctggccaggAGCCAGCCCGTAGCTCCAGGGTCTGAAAATCCAACCTCAAGTGATGAGTAAGGGCAGCTGTGAAAATTCTGACACTCATTAtcctgagctcagcccagtAATTTGTTTTACAGGCCAATTAATGATGCTAAAGAGAGCCAGGATGTGGGAGCAGCCACCGGCTTCTCCCAGCCCCATGGCTGCTCACCTCCCTCCTGTGAATGGCCTCCTTCAGCAGGCCCACCACATCCTCTCCCTCGCAGCCTGTCGCCTTGAAACCTTTTGTCCACTTCAGCAGAATTCCCTGTTATGGGAAAAAGCCGCCAGTGAGTCCCAATAGCAGGTGGGAGGCACAGCCAGGTAccagccagggatgctgccAGGAGGGGTGGGGTTACCTCATCTAGATTGTTctgctggcaggggaaggagaaggtgaaTCCGAGCGGGAGCGATACGCCCTTCATTCCCATGTATTCCAGGAAGTCAGAGATGCAGTGGACAATGTGGTCAAAGAGCTGGACAAGCAAAGCCAAAGGGAAAAGTTACCACCACAGCCATAGCCCAGCTGGAAGCCAGCCTGCCCAAACTGCTGGGGATTCCTGTTGGAATGTTCAAATCACTCCCAGGACTTTGAACGGCTCAGCTGCACTGTGGGAGGTGAGCAAACCCAAAAAGCCCAGTCTCACCCTCTTCCCCACCCACAGTGTGGCCAAATCCCTGCATTATCTCCATCTCGCCGGTCCCAGGAGGGAGGTGACATGGAAATCCAAACCCTCTGCAAGGGATCCCCACAGCCCTCTAGCCCAGTCTGCTGGAGATACTCCCAGTCCCCAAGCACTGCCTGGAGTGATTTGCAAAACTCTTTCCAAATGTGTCTCTGGAGACGTCTCACTGCTTGTGTTGTGGTTTCCCTGTTTGGGAGATGGGGATGATGCTTATCTGCCCTTGTGGAGtgtgtgggatttggggaggttCAATCATGTCTGGGAATAACACCGTTTCTAACCTAAAAACCAGTCTCCAGCTTCCCAAACTCCAGAGCCTTGGGCAGAACTCACTGCTCTACGGGCAGGAGAGCACCAGCCCTCCCCAATCCTGGTTTTGCTCCCTGCAAAGGCAAAACCAGCTCCATGGTCAGCCCTGCTCCACCCCCCCCAGGGAAGAtgcccctttcccctctctATTTGCCCATCCTGACCTCCTCTCCCGTCCCCTGCATGATCTCCACAGGGATGGAGTAGATCTTGTTGTGCATCTCCACCCCGCGCCGCATCCCGTTCCTGACGCGCACCAGCAGCACACGGAAGTTGGTTCCTCCCAGGTCCAGGGCGAGGAAATCTCCCTTTTCTGCAACCCAAGAGAGGATCATCAGGAGagatcccagcacagggcaTCCAGGATGCAGAACAGAGCAGACACAAATCTGCCCTCCTCCAGGGAGAGGGATGGAAATGGAGACATGGCTGGGGATGGGGGTAGGAACAGGGGATGTAGCTGGGAAGAGGATGGAGAAGTTTACTCCAGACTTGGGGTGATGATGAGGCTTCGAATCATAAAcctgatttggaagggacccacaaggatcactgaagtccagctcctggccctgcacaggacctgCACAAGCTTCAAGCCAAGGTCAGGCACTCGCCCAAGCCACAGGAAGAACCAGGAGCACAACCCAGGATGAGGGTGGAGAGAATTCTGTGGCAGGATTTGTGGCcacacagagccaggctttGTGTTAAATCAGGTGCAGAACGTCCCAGAGACTCCGTGCTCTGCCCAGTATCAAACTGGAGGTTTGTGCCACTCCCACCACAAAGAGGGACCGGCCACAGCAAAGGATCCAGCCACTCCCAAGGATGCAGGGCATCCATGGGCTCACACACAGAGGTTTTACAAAGGACACATCACCTGTTCCATCGGGAGTGGAGCACACGTAGGTGGGCAGCATTTTCACCGTCGCCTCGGCGTGCGTCTCCTTGCCCAGCCCTCTCTCCATCTCTATCCTCATCCTTTCCTtcacttccagcagctgctcgtGGCTCAGCTTGAGGGGCTCCAGGATCTTCTGCCGGGCCTTGTGCTGCGCAGCCAGCCTGTAGGCCACCGCCGTCACCATGGCTGCCCCTTTGCCGCTCCCGTCCTCCGAGCGGATGAACCGGATCTCGCAGTCCGGCAGCAGCTTCCGCACGGTCTTGTGGAGGCGACGGGC contains:
- the LOC120764097 gene encoding LOW QUALITY PROTEIN: hexokinase-2-like (The sequence of the model RefSeq protein was modified relative to this genomic sequence to represent the inferred CDS: deleted 1 base in 1 codon) encodes the protein MIASHLLAYFFTELSHDQAQKIDKYLYHMRLSDETLLEVSQRFEKEMEKGLGADTNPTASVKMLPTFVRSTPDGTEDGDFLALDLGGTNFRVLRVKVSDNGLRKVEMENQIYAIPEELMRGSGVQLFDHIAECLANFLDKLQIKDKKLPLGFTFSFPCYQTKLDESILVTWTKGFKCSSVEGRDVVSLLRKSIKKRGDFDIDIVAVVNDTVGTMMTCGYDDHNCEVGLIVGTGTNACYMEEMRHIDLVEGDEGRMCINMEWGAFGDDGVLNDIRTEFDREIDMGSLNPGKQLFEKMISGMYMGELVRLILVKMAKEGLLFRGRLTPDLLTTGHFETRFVSAIEKEKEGLQKAHEILSKLGLEPSHEDCLATLRICQIVSTRSASLCGATLAAVLRRIKDNKGVERLRSTVGVDGSVYKKHPHFARRLHKTVRKLLPDCEIRFIRSEDGSGKGAAMVTAVAYRLAAQHKARQKILEPLKLSHEQLLEVKERMRIEMERGLGKETHAEATVKMLPTYVCSTPDGTEKGDFLALDLGGTNFRVLLVRVRNGMRRGVEMHNKIYSIPVEIMQGTGEELFDHIVHCISDFLEYMGMKGVSLPLGFTFSFPCQQNNLDEGILLKWTKGFKATGCEGEDVVGLLKEAIHRREEFDLDVVAVVNDTVGTMMTCGYEDPYCEVGLIVGTGSNACYMEEMRNVELVEGDEGRMCVNMEWGAFGDSGCLDDIRTEFDVAVDELSLNPGKQRYEKMISGMYLGEIVRNILMDFTKRGLLFRGRISERLKTRGIFETKFLSQIESDRLALLQVRSILQHLGLESTCDDSIIVKEVCTVVARRAAQLCGAGMAAVVDKIRENRGLDFLKITVGVDGTLYKLHPHFSSILHETVQQLSPKCEVTFLQSEDGSGKGAALITAVAAASARPGSGRGKQVCPRAWFQQNRTLPHPIPPSLCTHSHTHAPLPSKQTPSFTCSPRHHGGTGDAVGSVQSVVVGVSLHAIKPPVE